The window GGAAATCTGCCCGGCGCTCATGGAAAATGCAGCGTTTTTCCGGCGCACGAAGATCGAGCTGCGCGAAGAGGTGATGACGGAAGAGGAGCTTGCCGAAGAGCTGGCGGCTCATGAGCAGGTGCTTTGCATCGTCAATGTGAAAAAGACGGCGCAGAGTGTCTTCGATTTGCTGCGGGAAGACGAAGGAACGTACCACTTGTCCACGAATCTCTATCCTGTGCATCGCGAGCAGGTATTGGAGGAGATTCGCGCACGGCTCAAGGACGGCAAGCCGTGCCGCGTCATTTCGACGAGCCTCGTGGAGGCCGGCGTTGACCTCGACTTCCCCTGCGTCTATCGTGAGATCAACGGCCTCGACAGCATAGTGCAGGCGGCGGGCCGCTGCAACCGCGAGGGCAGGAGGACGGCGGAGGAAAGCGTTGTGCATGTATTTTCTCTGGAAAAACTGGCGAAAAATGCACAGCTTGCCGCTGGGATCACAAAGAATGTGGCGCGGAGCTTCGGTGAAGATTTGGCGAATCCCGAGGCGATTCGCAGCTACTTTGCAGAGCTTTACGATCTGAGCGGCAAGAATCGTCTGGACAAGAAAGACATCATGGGACAGTCGGGGAAGTTTGCCTTTGCCGATATTGCAAACGATGTCCGCCTGATCGAGGATCGTACCAAGCCGATCTTCATTCCGCAAACCGAGGCGGGACAGGCGCTCTTGGCGCGGCTGGAACAAGGAGAGAGATCGCGTTCGCTTATGCGAAAGGTCGGACGCTACATCGTGACTGTCTATACGGGATATGCTGAAGCGCCGTTCGAACAGCTTGCCGCGCAGGGAAAGATCCGTATGCTTGATGAAAACCTCGCCGTGCTCGTTGATATGGCGGTATATGACTCAGAAAAGGGACTGTCGAATAATGTTGGAGAGGGAGAAGGAATGTTCCTGTAGATTCGCTGCATGAAATCGTGGTTCTCCGCACAGACGAAAGCGGGGAGATTTGAAAAAATCTCCCCGCACTCGCGCATCATATGTCCTAACAAAAATTTCAATCCTCGTGCAGACATGATCTCCACGACGATGTTAGTTTACCATGCATCTGCAAGAAGTCAAGCCTAAGGCGAGAATTGATGGATTTCGCATAATGTGGTGACTATGGAGCATTTAGAAATTATTGTTTTTATGTATTTTTTTCGATTTTCTTAGTGAATTGTAGAATTTCAAATTGACAGAGTTAATTTTTTATGATATGCTTTCTACAAATAAAATATTTCCTAACAAAAGAAAAACATATGGAGGTGATTTTATGGCCTATGGCGTTCGCCTTGAGGTTTGGGGCGAAGCGGCGTGCTTCACGCGACCGGAATTGAAGGCGGAGCGCTTTTCCTACGCCGTCATGACGCCGAGCGCGGCGAGGGGTGTCTTAGAAGCCGTCTTCTGGCATCCCGGCTTGCATTGGGTGGTTGATCGCATCTATGTCCTCGCCAAGACACAATTCACGAATGTCCGCCGCAATGAGCTCAAGGCAAAGATTCCTGCGCGTACGGTGAAGGCTTTTGCGGAGAAAGAGCGTGGGGAACTCTATCAGTCCACGAAGGAGGATATCCAGCAGCGTGCCGCCACTATCTTGAAGGAGCCGCATTACATCATTGAAGCGCATTTCGAGATGACGGAGAAGGCATCGGCATCGGACAACGAGGGAAAATTCCGTGAGATGTTCTGCCGACGCGCGCGCAAGGGACAGTGCTATCATGCACCGTATTTGGGCTGCCGCGAGTTTCCCGCGCGCTTCCGGCTGTACGAGGAAGCGGAGCTTCCGTCGACAAATGGGGAAACGAAAGATCTGGGCTTCATGCTCTATGATATCGACTACTCGGATCCCAAGAATCTTCGGCCGATGTTTTTCCAAGCACAGCTTGTGGACGGCGTGCTCGACCTTAGGGATTGTGAGGTGTATCGCTGAATGCTCCAAGCACTGGTTGAAAGATATGAGACGGAGTGCAAAGAGGGACGGTTGCCCAGAGATGGTTGGGAGAAGCGTAATGTTTCCTTTGCGCTCTTGCTTTCCAAAGAAGGAGAATTGCTTCAAGTATTGCCGCTCATCCAGAAGGTTTTGCGCGGCAAGAAGGAAGTGGATCGACCGCAGGAACTTATTGTTCCGGCAGGAGAAACGAGGACGGTTGGCATAGCCCCGTTTTTCCTTTGTGATAATTCGTCGTATTTTTTAGGCGCCGATATGAAAGGAAAGCCCAAGCGTACAGCAGAATGTTTTGCGGCTGCGAAGGCCCTGCACGAGGAGATCCTGGATGGTGCGGGGTCGGACGCTGCTCGCGCTGTCATCGCTTTTTTCGGGCACTGGCAGGGCGGTGAATCGATGGTGCGCACGCATCCGGCCCTCGCCCCCTATGCCGATGAGATTATTGCCGGGGCGAATCTCGTATTCCGTGTGGCGAGCACCTTCGTGCACGAAGAGCCGGCCGTGCGTGAGGCTTGGGAAACGCATCTCGATGCGAGCGGCGCTGAGGAAAAACGCCGCTGCCTCGTGACGGGCACATTGGCGCCGATCGCCGTCAAGCATCCGGCGCTCAAAGGAGTCAGCGGCGCCCAAGCAACGGGAGCCATGCTCGTCTCCTTCAATGCCAATGCCTACGAATCCTACGGTCACGACGGCGAGCAGGGCGGCAATGCTCCCGTGTCGAAGAAGGCGGCGTTTGCCTACGGCACGGCGCTCAATGCCCTGCTTGCTGATCGCGAGCATACGAAGATCATAGGCGACACGACGATGGTCTATTGGGCCGAGGAGGAGAGCGAGGCGGCACAAGACTTGCTTTGCGGCATGCTTTTCGGCGATGAAGATAAGATGACCGATGATCTGCTGGATTCCGTGCTGAAAAAGGTGCAGGCAGGGGCGGCTATCGACTACGAGGGCGTGGCAATCTCCTATGCCAATCCTTTTTATATCCTGGGTCTGGCGCCCAATGCGGCGCGGCTTTCCGTACGCTTCTTCCTGCAAGGATCTTTCGGAGATTTCTTGAGGAATCTCGCCCTGCACATGGAGCAGATGAAGATTGTCCGCCCGAGCTGGGAGACGCGCGGCAATGTGCCATTGTGGGAGCTCCTGCGCGAAACGGTGAATCCCAACGCCAAGGTGAAGATGGCTTCTCCCATCATGGCAGGAGCTATGCTGCGAGCCGTTTTGACCGGCAGCAAGTATCCTGTGTCCGTATTCCAAAACATTTTGCTGCGCATTCATGCAGAGCAGGGGGAGCGGAAAATCAATGCAAGGCGCGCCGGCTTTTTGAAAGCATATTTGATGCGAAATCGAGGGAGGAAGATCGCTGTGGCATTAGATGAAAACTCGACCGATGTTGCTTATTTGCTCGGACGCTGGTTCGCCGTTTTGGAAGAGGTGCAGGAGAAGGCGAATCCTGAGATCAAGGCGACGATTCGCGACCGTTTCTTTGATTCTGCCTGTGGAACGCCGGCGCATGTGTTCCCGATGCTGCAGAAGCTCGCGCTTCATCACTTGAAAAAGTTGGAGACGGTTCCCAGAGTCTATTTGGACAAGAAGCTGTCGGAGATCATGGGAAAGCTGAATGCCAAGGATATGCCGCGTCATTTGCCGCTTGAGGAGCAGGGTGTATTCATCCTTGGTTACTATCATCAGAAGCAGAAGCGGTACGAAAAGAAGGAGGAAAAGTAAATGGCGGAAGCAATCAAAAATCGGTATGATTTTG of the Selenomonas sputigena genome contains:
- the cas5c gene encoding type I-C CRISPR-associated protein Cas5c yields the protein MAYGVRLEVWGEAACFTRPELKAERFSYAVMTPSAARGVLEAVFWHPGLHWVVDRIYVLAKTQFTNVRRNELKAKIPARTVKAFAEKERGELYQSTKEDIQQRAATILKEPHYIIEAHFEMTEKASASDNEGKFREMFCRRARKGQCYHAPYLGCREFPARFRLYEEAELPSTNGETKDLGFMLYDIDYSDPKNLRPMFFQAQLVDGVLDLRDCEVYR
- the cas8c gene encoding type I-C CRISPR-associated protein Cas8c/Csd1; this encodes MLQALVERYETECKEGRLPRDGWEKRNVSFALLLSKEGELLQVLPLIQKVLRGKKEVDRPQELIVPAGETRTVGIAPFFLCDNSSYFLGADMKGKPKRTAECFAAAKALHEEILDGAGSDAARAVIAFFGHWQGGESMVRTHPALAPYADEIIAGANLVFRVASTFVHEEPAVREAWETHLDASGAEEKRRCLVTGTLAPIAVKHPALKGVSGAQATGAMLVSFNANAYESYGHDGEQGGNAPVSKKAAFAYGTALNALLADREHTKIIGDTTMVYWAEEESEAAQDLLCGMLFGDEDKMTDDLLDSVLKKVQAGAAIDYEGVAISYANPFYILGLAPNAARLSVRFFLQGSFGDFLRNLALHMEQMKIVRPSWETRGNVPLWELLRETVNPNAKVKMASPIMAGAMLRAVLTGSKYPVSVFQNILLRIHAEQGERKINARRAGFLKAYLMRNRGRKIAVALDENSTDVAYLLGRWFAVLEEVQEKANPEIKATIRDRFFDSACGTPAHVFPMLQKLALHHLKKLETVPRVYLDKKLSEIMGKLNAKDMPRHLPLEEQGVFILGYYHQKQKRYEKKEEK